A genomic region of Deinococcus aestuarii contains the following coding sequences:
- a CDS encoding S8 family peptidase, whose product MELTVAEERLTFPDREVLLVHGSFDALSRIFLHTVVMAELRLSRDTPDVFVRMNNAEQAQWVDEAATRLLPPDASVQTSVLLLDSGVTRPHPLIATHLHPNDWQTWHPHWGPDDSGWEGHGTAMSGLILHGDVLGFLLSSAAVRLSHRLESVKILPPAGHNPYHLYGRITQDAVRQMEGTNPERQRVICLAVTATLDVNRGRPTAWSAALDQLTSGGGDEPQRLAVVAAGNNTPAVPDLLSDYLGSADTAQVHSPAQAWNVLTVGAYTDKTNLLDPRYTGWWPVAPGGDLSPTSSTSVLWQEQWPIKPEIVMEGGNLIVNGGTFDAKHPDVRLLTADFDLTTGHLRDFGDTSAAAALGARMAAQLAAEFPHYWPETIRALMVHSAEWTPAMQARLAGSRRLDVRNLLRRYGYGVPQLERARRSARNDLTLVIQDALRPFETVGSRTRMNEMHLHRFPWSAIDTAALEGLDLEMRVTLSYFVEPNPSERGYAQRFRYASHGLRFAVKGPLETEADFKARIQRESLPNEGSSIRDAGNDHWEFGPKLRTSGSVHSDRWRGDIATLQACEAVLVYPVSGWWREKRGGTPPYVDRDARYALIVSLRALEADVDIYTPIATALSIPVETTV is encoded by the coding sequence GTGGAACTCACCGTGGCCGAGGAGCGCCTGACCTTCCCCGACCGGGAAGTGCTGCTCGTTCACGGGTCCTTCGACGCGCTCAGCCGGATCTTCCTCCACACGGTCGTGATGGCGGAGTTGCGCCTGTCGCGCGACACGCCCGACGTGTTCGTGCGCATGAACAATGCCGAGCAGGCCCAGTGGGTGGACGAGGCCGCCACGCGTCTTCTGCCTCCCGACGCGTCGGTGCAGACGTCCGTCCTGCTGCTCGACAGCGGGGTCACGCGGCCCCACCCCCTGATCGCCACGCACCTGCATCCGAACGACTGGCAGACCTGGCACCCCCACTGGGGACCGGATGACTCCGGGTGGGAGGGGCACGGCACCGCCATGTCGGGGCTGATCCTGCACGGGGACGTCCTCGGGTTCCTACTGTCGAGCGCGGCGGTGAGGCTCAGCCACCGGCTGGAGTCCGTGAAGATCCTGCCCCCGGCCGGGCACAACCCCTATCACCTCTACGGGCGCATCACCCAGGACGCGGTGCGGCAGATGGAGGGGACCAACCCCGAGCGGCAGCGCGTCATCTGTCTGGCCGTGACGGCGACCCTCGACGTGAACCGGGGCCGGCCCACGGCCTGGTCCGCCGCCCTCGACCAGCTGACGTCCGGGGGAGGTGACGAGCCCCAGCGCCTCGCGGTGGTGGCGGCCGGGAACAATACGCCGGCGGTCCCCGACCTGCTGAGCGACTACCTGGGGTCGGCCGACACGGCGCAGGTGCACAGCCCCGCGCAGGCGTGGAACGTCCTGACCGTGGGGGCGTACACCGACAAGACCAACCTGCTCGATCCGCGGTACACGGGGTGGTGGCCGGTGGCGCCCGGGGGGGACCTGTCCCCGACCAGCAGCACGTCCGTGCTCTGGCAGGAACAATGGCCCATCAAGCCGGAGATCGTGATGGAGGGGGGCAACCTGATCGTGAACGGGGGCACCTTCGATGCCAAACACCCGGACGTCCGGTTGCTCACGGCGGATTTCGACCTCACGACGGGGCACCTGCGGGACTTCGGGGACACGAGCGCGGCGGCGGCACTGGGGGCGCGGATGGCGGCCCAACTCGCGGCTGAGTTCCCGCACTACTGGCCGGAGACGATCCGGGCGCTGATGGTGCACTCCGCCGAGTGGACGCCCGCCATGCAGGCGCGCCTGGCCGGGTCCCGTCGTCTGGACGTCCGGAATCTCCTGCGGCGGTACGGGTACGGCGTCCCCCAGCTGGAGCGGGCCCGCCGCAGCGCGCGGAACGACCTGACGCTGGTCATCCAGGACGCCCTGCGCCCGTTCGAGACGGTGGGCAGCCGAACCCGGATGAACGAGATGCACCTGCACCGCTTCCCCTGGTCGGCCATCGACACGGCGGCGCTGGAGGGCCTGGACCTCGAGATGCGCGTCACCCTGTCGTACTTCGTGGAACCCAACCCGAGTGAGCGCGGCTACGCCCAGCGGTTCCGCTACGCCTCGCACGGCCTGAGGTTCGCGGTGAAAGGCCCGCTGGAGACCGAGGCGGACTTCAAGGCCCGCATTCAGCGTGAGAGCCTGCCCAACGAGGGGAGCAGCATCCGGGACGCGGGCAACGACCACTGGGAGTTTGGCCCGAAGCTCCGGACCTCCGGTTCGGTTCACTCGGACCGCTGGCGTGGGGACATCGCGACCCTGCAGGCCTGCGAGGCGGTGCTGGTCTACCCCGTCAGCGGGTGGTGGCGCGAGAAACGGGGCGGCACCCCGCCGTACGTGGACCGCGACGCGCGGTACGCCCTGATCGTGAGCCTGCGGGCCCTGGAGGCGGACGTCGACATCTACACGCCCATCGCCACGGCCCTGAGCATCCCCGTGGAAACCACCGTGTGA